In one Pyxidicoccus xibeiensis genomic region, the following are encoded:
- the sctV gene encoding type III secretion system export apparatus subunit SctV, translated as MAASNPNSFLSKYSDIVLALVVVGIVGMMIVPLPTLLLDVLLTLNISISVVLLLVSLYVPAALHLTVFPTLLLITTMFRLSLTISTTRLILLTGDPGEVVIAFGNFVVQGNFVVGAILFIILVIVNFIVISKGSERVAEVAARFTLDAMPGKQMSIDADLRAGSIDQDQGKKKRRDLERESQLFGAMDGAMKFVKGDAIASIIITVVNIVGGLIIGVTQKGMSAADAAEKYTLLTIGDGLVSMIPAILISTCAGIIVTRVGGEEEGAHLGMDMGSQLTAYPKAIAIAAGMLIVLGLVPGLPKIPFFLLGIGAGFGAYTMLKKAKQAEVVEEAGPALETDNGTPMSSEPAPKEPMNPDSELFIPVVTPIVLEVSDALVPYVDSRQDNGKFLFELIPFMRDGLFVELGVRFPGVRARGNGSLPPGAYQVQINEVPVVTGQATLGHILVNDTVDRLRLMNIQGFEAINPATRQPAAWVPEQHRETLEAAGLTTWDVPGYIILHMAAVLRRNAREFVGVQETQTMLEQLEKAFPAIVKEVVPKVVNVLKLTDILQRLVEEEISIRDLRGILQALAEYGQVEADNVMLTEHVRASQRRYISHKYARGTGTLVVYLLDPNIEEAIRGSVKRTSAGAHLALEPELAQEIVQAVRSECGHLPPSAQRPVILTAMDIRRYVRKLLEYEFNPSFSVLSYQELSPELNIQPVARISTR; from the coding sequence ATGGCCGCCTCCAATCCGAACAGCTTCCTCTCCAAGTACTCCGACATCGTCCTGGCGTTGGTGGTCGTGGGCATCGTCGGGATGATGATCGTCCCGCTGCCCACGCTGCTGCTGGACGTGCTGCTGACGTTGAACATCAGCATCTCGGTGGTGTTGCTGCTCGTGTCGCTCTACGTGCCAGCGGCGCTGCACCTGACGGTGTTCCCGACGCTGCTGCTCATCACCACGATGTTCCGGCTGTCGCTGACCATCTCCACCACGCGCCTCATCCTGCTGACGGGTGACCCGGGTGAGGTCGTCATCGCGTTCGGCAACTTCGTGGTGCAGGGCAACTTCGTCGTCGGCGCCATCCTCTTCATCATCCTCGTCATCGTGAACTTCATCGTCATCTCCAAGGGCTCGGAGCGCGTCGCGGAAGTGGCCGCGCGCTTCACCCTGGACGCGATGCCGGGCAAGCAGATGTCCATCGACGCGGACCTCCGCGCGGGCTCCATCGACCAGGACCAGGGCAAGAAGAAGCGCCGCGACCTGGAGCGCGAGAGCCAGCTGTTCGGCGCCATGGACGGCGCCATGAAGTTCGTGAAGGGCGACGCCATCGCCAGCATCATCATCACCGTCGTCAACATCGTCGGTGGCCTCATCATCGGCGTGACGCAGAAGGGCATGTCGGCGGCCGACGCGGCGGAGAAGTACACGCTGCTCACCATCGGTGACGGCCTGGTGAGCATGATTCCCGCCATCCTCATCTCCACCTGCGCCGGCATCATCGTGACGCGCGTGGGCGGCGAGGAGGAGGGGGCCCACCTGGGCATGGACATGGGCAGCCAGCTCACTGCCTACCCGAAGGCCATCGCCATCGCCGCGGGCATGCTCATCGTGCTCGGCCTCGTCCCCGGCCTGCCCAAGATTCCCTTCTTCCTGCTGGGCATCGGCGCGGGCTTCGGCGCCTATACGATGCTCAAGAAGGCCAAGCAGGCGGAGGTGGTGGAGGAGGCGGGCCCGGCCCTGGAGACGGACAACGGCACGCCCATGTCCTCGGAGCCGGCTCCCAAGGAGCCGATGAACCCGGACTCCGAGCTCTTCATCCCCGTCGTCACGCCCATCGTCCTGGAGGTCTCCGACGCGCTGGTGCCGTACGTGGACTCGCGCCAGGACAACGGGAAGTTCCTCTTCGAGCTCATCCCGTTCATGCGCGACGGCCTCTTCGTGGAGCTCGGCGTGCGCTTCCCGGGCGTGCGCGCGCGCGGCAACGGCTCGCTGCCGCCCGGCGCCTACCAGGTGCAGATCAACGAGGTGCCCGTCGTCACCGGCCAGGCCACGCTGGGCCACATCCTCGTCAACGACACGGTGGACCGGCTCCGGCTGATGAACATCCAGGGCTTCGAGGCCATCAACCCCGCCACCCGCCAGCCGGCCGCGTGGGTGCCCGAGCAGCACCGCGAGACGCTCGAGGCCGCGGGCCTCACCACCTGGGACGTGCCCGGCTACATCATCCTGCACATGGCCGCCGTGCTGCGGCGCAACGCGCGCGAGTTCGTCGGCGTGCAGGAGACGCAGACGATGCTGGAGCAGCTGGAGAAGGCCTTCCCCGCCATCGTCAAGGAGGTGGTGCCCAAGGTCGTCAACGTCCTGAAGCTGACGGACATCCTCCAGCGCCTGGTGGAGGAGGAGATCTCCATCCGTGACTTGCGCGGCATCCTCCAGGCCCTGGCCGAGTACGGGCAGGTGGAGGCGGACAACGTCATGCTCACCGAGCACGTGCGTGCGTCCCAGCGCCGCTACATCTCCCACAAGTACGCGCGCGGCACCGGCACGCTGGTGGTGTACCTGCTGGACCCCAACATCGAGGAGGCCATCCGCGGCTCCGTCAAGCGGACCTCCGCCGGCGCCCACCTGGCGCTGGAGCCGGAGCTGGCCCAGGAAATCGTCCAGGCCGTGCGCTCCGAGTGCGGCCACCTGCCGCCCAGCGCCCAGCGCCCCGTCATCCTCACCGCCATGGACATCCGCCGGTACGTCCGGAAGCTGCTTGAGTACGAGTTCAACCCCTCGTTCTCCGTCCTCAGCTACCAGGAGCTGTCCCCCGAGCTGAACATCCAGCCGGTGGCCCGCATCTCCACCCGGTAG
- a CDS encoding tetratricopeptide repeat protein, translating to MTTKATVPSDDVKPLSGPEMLERATEGFNLFQDGHFQQSLAIFERLASMDPAEAYFQTALGACHLALEDLDQAEAYFNRAIELDPTDITPFVNRGEVHLRQGKVMEAARDFNHAVSLDPEGKDPLSARARMLAAAALESVEEAQGAPESDAGGR from the coding sequence ATGACGACGAAGGCGACGGTGCCCAGCGACGACGTGAAGCCGCTCTCAGGTCCGGAGATGCTCGAGCGCGCCACGGAAGGCTTCAACCTCTTCCAGGACGGCCACTTCCAGCAGTCGCTGGCCATCTTCGAGCGGCTGGCCTCCATGGACCCGGCGGAGGCCTACTTCCAGACGGCGCTCGGCGCGTGCCACCTCGCGCTGGAGGACCTGGACCAGGCCGAGGCCTACTTCAACCGCGCCATCGAGCTGGACCCGACGGACATCACCCCCTTCGTCAACCGGGGCGAGGTCCACCTGCGCCAGGGCAAGGTGATGGAGGCCGCGCGGGACTTCAATCATGCCGTGAGCCTGGATCCCGAGGGGAAGGACCCCCTGAGCGCCCGGGCCCGCATGCTGGCCGCCGCCGCCCTGGAGAGCGTGGAAGAGGCCCAGGGCGCCCCCGAGTCCGACGCCGGCGGGCGCTGA
- a CDS encoding SycD/LcrH family type III secretion system chaperone, with protein MAALDPEDPQDEAKLAATLQRWADGKATLKEVRGYSDDELYAIAKTAYFFFYQGRISEARTLFQGLYAVNPTDGYFAKALGVVEMAAGNGQGALAAFDVAAKLSPQDPSVYVGRAEVKLALGQKPQAIEDLRRAAAMTPAEDPVVRKAGAMLTALNRR; from the coding sequence ATGGCCGCGTTGGATCCGGAAGACCCCCAGGACGAGGCGAAGCTCGCCGCCACGCTGCAGCGCTGGGCGGACGGCAAGGCCACCCTGAAGGAGGTGCGCGGCTACTCGGATGACGAGCTGTACGCCATCGCCAAGACGGCCTACTTCTTCTTCTACCAGGGCCGCATCAGCGAGGCGCGCACGCTCTTCCAGGGCCTGTACGCCGTCAACCCCACCGACGGCTACTTCGCCAAGGCGCTGGGCGTGGTGGAGATGGCCGCCGGAAACGGGCAGGGCGCGCTCGCCGCCTTCGACGTGGCCGCCAAGCTGTCCCCCCAGGACCCGTCCGTCTACGTCGGCCGCGCCGAGGTGAAGCTCGCCCTGGGCCAGAAGCCCCAGGCCATCGAGGACCTGCGCCGCGCCGCGGCGATGACGCCCGCCGAGGACCCCGTGGTCCGCAAGGCCGGCGCCATGCTCACGGCCCTCAACCGCCGCTGA
- a CDS encoding EscU/YscU/HrcU family type III secretion system export apparatus switch protein, with translation MSDDEAEIAIALKYDKNNDGAPRVVAKGMRLKAEKIRAIAKEHGIPFMRNVNLANALYRVEVGQEVPEELYDAVAEVLNFVYELQREQAAASNRR, from the coding sequence ATGAGTGACGACGAAGCCGAGATTGCCATCGCGCTGAAGTACGACAAGAACAACGACGGCGCCCCGCGCGTGGTGGCCAAGGGGATGCGGCTGAAGGCGGAGAAGATTCGCGCCATCGCCAAGGAGCACGGCATCCCCTTCATGCGCAACGTCAACCTGGCCAACGCGCTGTACCGCGTGGAGGTGGGCCAGGAGGTGCCGGAGGAGCTCTACGACGCCGTCGCCGAGGTCCTCAACTTCGTCTACGAGCTGCAGCGCGAGCAGGCAGCCGCCAGCAACAGGCGCTAG
- the sctU gene encoding type III secretion system export apparatus subunit SctU → MSDESGDKTEEPSQKKLDDSRKKGQVWKSKDLSGMGVLLVGLGAVKGTWDILEHEISALFLFTFDHLTHPDHLSVVTGQALYLAVRTLIIVSLPVLVGGALVGGLLEYVQVGSLFTMDPLMPKLDKLNPLAGLKNMFSKKALVELLKNLIKISVTAYVVYGVVRDAMPLVMETVRQDTRAIMTIMGELVMRVSTRVALLFVLFAIFDVWWQRKSFMKDMMMSKEEVKKEYKESEGDPHHKAKRKELHHEIMEGAQMEAVREADVIVTNPDHVAVALKYDREKDGAPRVLARGIDHKAERIKAIAREQDVPTLRNVPLAHALLRVEVGHEVPEELYDAVAEVLNFVYGLKSGPPAVPAQRSNP, encoded by the coding sequence ATGTCGGACGAGAGTGGAGACAAGACAGAAGAACCGTCGCAGAAGAAGCTGGATGACTCTCGCAAGAAGGGTCAGGTCTGGAAGAGCAAGGACCTGAGCGGCATGGGCGTGCTCCTGGTGGGCCTGGGCGCCGTGAAGGGCACCTGGGACATCCTGGAGCATGAAATCTCCGCGCTCTTCCTCTTCACCTTCGACCACCTGACGCACCCGGACCACCTGAGCGTCGTCACGGGGCAGGCGCTGTACCTCGCGGTGCGCACGCTCATCATCGTGTCGCTGCCGGTGCTCGTGGGCGGGGCGCTGGTGGGCGGGCTCCTGGAGTACGTCCAGGTGGGCTCGCTCTTCACCATGGACCCGCTGATGCCCAAGCTGGACAAGCTCAACCCGCTCGCCGGCTTGAAGAACATGTTCTCCAAGAAGGCGTTGGTGGAGCTGCTCAAGAACCTCATCAAGATCTCCGTCACCGCCTACGTCGTCTACGGCGTGGTGCGTGACGCCATGCCCCTGGTGATGGAGACGGTGCGCCAGGACACGCGCGCCATCATGACCATCATGGGCGAGCTGGTGATGCGGGTGTCCACCCGCGTGGCGCTCCTCTTCGTCCTCTTCGCCATCTTCGACGTGTGGTGGCAGCGCAAGTCCTTCATGAAGGACATGATGATGTCGAAGGAGGAGGTGAAGAAGGAGTACAAGGAGAGCGAGGGCGACCCGCACCACAAGGCCAAGCGCAAGGAGCTCCACCACGAAATCATGGAGGGCGCGCAGATGGAGGCCGTGCGCGAGGCGGACGTCATCGTCACCAACCCGGACCACGTCGCCGTCGCCCTGAAGTACGACCGCGAGAAGGACGGCGCGCCCCGCGTGCTCGCCCGCGGCATCGACCACAAGGCCGAGCGCATCAAGGCCATTGCCCGCGAGCAGGACGTGCCCACCCTGCGCAACGTGCCCCTGGCCCACGCCCTGCTGCGCGTGGAGGTGGGGCACGAGGTGCCGGAGGAGCTGTATGATGCCGTCGCCGAGGTCCTCAACTTCGTCTATGGCCTCAAGTCCGGGCCCCCGGCCGTCCCGGCGCAACGGAGCAATCCATGA